In Massilia forsythiae, one DNA window encodes the following:
- the zapD gene encoding cell division protein ZapD, whose amino-acid sequence MIVYEYPFNERIRTLLRLEDLYGKFKFFVDQEHPLQHHVALATIFDMLEVAGRADLKSDLLQELERQKQSLLTYRSNPNVASEMLDAVLGELDTVSNALVNAQGKTGQNVRDNEWLMSIRGRTIIPGGACEFDLPSYYAWQKRPAGQRYADIMAWFAPLAPLFDALSLVLRLLRDSGGPVKMIAVAGSYQQMLQGKVYQMLRLALDENLGAIPEISANKYMLWVRFTTQGGDLKPKPLEEDVPFELTLCNF is encoded by the coding sequence TTGATCGTCTACGAATACCCATTCAACGAGCGCATTCGCACGTTGTTGCGGCTGGAAGACCTGTACGGCAAGTTCAAATTCTTCGTCGATCAGGAACACCCGCTGCAGCACCATGTCGCGCTCGCGACGATCTTCGACATGCTGGAAGTGGCCGGCCGCGCCGACCTGAAGTCCGACCTGCTGCAGGAACTGGAGCGCCAGAAGCAGAGCCTGCTCACCTACCGCAGCAATCCGAACGTCGCCAGCGAGATGCTGGACGCGGTGCTGGGCGAACTCGACACCGTCAGCAACGCGCTGGTGAACGCCCAGGGCAAGACCGGCCAGAACGTGCGCGACAACGAATGGCTGATGAGCATCCGCGGCCGCACCATCATCCCCGGCGGCGCCTGCGAATTCGACCTGCCCTCCTACTACGCCTGGCAAAAGCGCCCGGCCGGACAGCGCTACGCCGACATCATGGCCTGGTTCGCGCCGCTGGCGCCGCTGTTCGACGCGCTGTCCCTGGTGCTGCGCCTGTTGCGCGATTCCGGCGGACCGGTCAAGATGATCGCCGTGGCCGGCAGCTACCAGCAGATGCTGCAGGGGAAGGTGTACCAGATGCTGCGCCTGGCGCTGGACGAGAACCTGGGCGCGATCCCCGAGATCTCGGCCAACAAGTACATGCTGTGGGTGCGCTTCACCACCCAGGGCGGCGACCTGAAGCCCAAGCCGCTGGAAGAAGACGTGCCGTTCGAGCTCACGCTCTGCAATTTTTGA
- the yidD gene encoding membrane protein insertion efficiency factor YidD has translation MSGAWATRCALAAIRAYQRWLSPHKGFCCALRAATGADSCSAYGYRVIERFGLRRGLGLLDRRLALCGQVHRRAPPAPLALSGTPGAAAPPGRRAQVRPPLPGRQGGFCDVPSCDCDLPGCDAHARSGAGKVCDALDCASDAADCLPERWRRRPQEGSRQRIAALADRIRRNRARRRMNGRAADDRDD, from the coding sequence GTGAGCGGCGCCTGGGCCACGCGGTGCGCGCTGGCCGCGATCCGCGCCTACCAGCGCTGGCTGTCGCCGCACAAGGGATTCTGCTGCGCCCTGCGCGCCGCCACCGGCGCCGACAGCTGCTCGGCCTACGGCTACCGCGTGATCGAACGCTTCGGCCTGCGCCGTGGACTCGGCCTGCTCGACCGCCGCCTGGCGCTGTGCGGCCAGGTGCACCGGCGCGCGCCGCCCGCGCCGCTCGCGCTATCGGGCACGCCTGGCGCCGCCGCGCCGCCGGGCCGGCGTGCGCAGGTTCGCCCCCCGCTGCCGGGCCGCCAGGGCGGCTTCTGCGACGTGCCGTCGTGCGATTGCGACCTGCCCGGCTGCGACGCGCATGCGCGCAGCGGCGCCGGGAAGGTGTGCGACGCGCTCGACTGCGCCTCCGATGCCGCCGATTGCCTGCCGGAGCGCTGGCGGCGCCGCCCGCAGGAGGGGAGCCGCCAGCGCATCGCCGCGCTGGCCGACCGCATACGGCGCAACCGGGCGCGGCGCCGCATGAACGGCCGCGCAGCCGACGACCGCGACGATTAG
- the yacG gene encoding DNA gyrase inhibitor YacG, with protein sequence MTVVSCPTCGQKVEWTPANPYRPFCSERCKQIDLGAWAEEKYTIPGSSPGETRDDDAPER encoded by the coding sequence ATGACCGTCGTATCCTGTCCAACCTGCGGCCAGAAGGTCGAGTGGACGCCAGCCAATCCATACCGTCCCTTCTGTTCCGAACGCTGCAAGCAGATCGACCTGGGCGCCTGGGCCGAAGAAAAGTACACGATCCCGGGCTCGTCGCCGGGAGAAACGCGCGACGACGACGCGCCCGAACGCTGA
- a CDS encoding tautomerase family protein, with protein sequence MPLVTLTVRKPKSSEFKSAVLDAVHASLVSSGVPDTDKFQRVLELDAADFRYDPAYPDVAGARNGDFVLIEILWSVGRSVKVKKKLLGELMDRLRAAGLDPENVMVVFKETAWENWAFAGGRFIHT encoded by the coding sequence ATGCCGCTCGTGACCCTGACCGTCCGCAAACCGAAAAGCAGCGAATTCAAGTCGGCCGTGCTGGATGCCGTGCATGCCAGCCTGGTGTCGAGCGGCGTGCCGGATACCGACAAGTTCCAGCGCGTGCTGGAGCTGGACGCCGCCGACTTCCGCTACGACCCCGCCTATCCCGACGTCGCCGGCGCGCGCAACGGGGACTTCGTGCTGATCGAGATCCTGTGGTCGGTCGGGCGCAGCGTCAAGGTCAAGAAAAAGCTGCTGGGCGAACTGATGGACCGGCTGCGCGCGGCCGGCCTGGACCCCGAGAACGTGATGGTGGTGTTCAAGGAAACCGCCTGGGAAAACTGGGCCTTCGCGGGCGGACGCTTCATTCATACGTGA